A genomic stretch from Solanum stenotomum isolate F172 chromosome 8, ASM1918654v1, whole genome shotgun sequence includes:
- the LOC125873068 gene encoding autophagy-related protein 18c-like — protein MTTLSSPNSSTVSPSRGTISPAAFGTYESPMPGDSHSGHSEPAISDNDETELHFVSWNQDYSCFAAGTSRGFRVYNCDPFKETFRRDLKSGGFGIVEMLFRCNILALVGAKANTQYPPNKVIIWDDHQSRCIGEFSFRSEVRAVKLRRDCIVVVLEHKIYVYNFMDLKLLHQIETVANPRGLCCLSHQLNTSVLACPGLRRGQIRVEHFGLNMTKLIKAHDSQIACLTLTIDGLLLATASTRGTLIRLFNTIDGTQLQEVRRGVDRADICSIALSPNVQWLVVSSDKGTIHVYSLRVRVVGEDASADATVRTPTLLCQNSSASLDALISPSTGANPGSSLSFMKGVLPKYFSSEWSFAQFHLPECTQYIAAFGSQNTIITAGTDGSFHRCSFDPVNGGEMVQQEYVRFLKTESRPR, from the exons ATGACTACTCTATCATCGCCCAATAGTTCAACTGTTTCACCTTCTCGAGGGACAATTTCTCCAGCAGCCTTTGGGACATATGAATCTCCCATGCCTGGGGACTCTCATTCTGGCCATTCTGAACCGGCGATCAGTGATAATGATGAAACAGAGCTACACTTTGTATCATGGAATCAGGATTACAGTTGCTTTGCTGCTGGCACAAGTCGTGGCTTTCGTGTGTATAACTGTGATCCTTTCAAAGAGACTTTCAGACGCGATCTGAAAAGTGGTGGATTTGGAATAGTGGAGATGCTGTTCCGATGCAATATTTTAGCACTTGTGGGTGCCAAGGCCAACACTCAATACCCACCTAATAAAGTTATTATATGGGATGATCATCAAAGCCGGTGCATAGGTGAATTTTCATTTAGGTCTGAGGTTCGTGCAGTGAAACTAAGACGGGATTGTATTGTTGTAGTTCTTGAGCACAAGATATATGTCTACAACTTTATGGATCTGAAGCTTCTTCATCAGATAGAGACTGTGGCCAATCCTAGGGGACTTTGCTGCCTCTCGCACCAGTTAAATACATCTGTATTGGCTTGCCCAGGCCTTCGAAGAGGACAGATCCGGGTTGAACATTTTGGCCTGAATATGACAAAGTTAATCAAGGCTCATGATTCTCAGATAGCATGCCTAACCTTGACAATTGATGGGCTGCTTCTTGCAACAGCAAGCACTCGGGGAACTTTGATAAGACTCTTCAACACCATTGATGGGACTCAGTTGCAAGAG GTGCGTAGAGGGGTTGACAGAGCGGATATCTGTAGTATTGCTCTATCACCAAATGTTCAGTGGTTGGTCGTCTCGAGCGACAAAGGTACTATCCATGTATACAGCCTTAGAGTACGTGTTGTTGGGGAGGATGCTTCAGCTGATGCAACTGTTAGAACTCCAACGTTGTTGTGTCAGAATTCATCAGCTTCTCTTGATGCACTTATTTCTCCAAGTACTGGAGCCAACCCTGGTTCATCACTGTCTTTCATGAAAG GAGTTTTGCCAAAATACTTTAGCTCTGAATGGTCATTTGCTCAATTTCACTTGCCAGAATGTACCCAGTACATTGCTGCGTTTGGTTCTCAGAACACCATTATAACTGCTGGCACTGATGGAAG TTTCCATAGGTGCAGCTTCGATCCTGTGAATGGAGGAGAAATGGTACAGCAGGAATATGTCCGCTTTCTGAAAACAGAAAGTAGGCCGAGATAG